A portion of the Krasilnikovia cinnamomea genome contains these proteins:
- a CDS encoding RrF2 family transcriptional regulator, with the protein MQISARGDYAVRAALSLAQSYPQLMSAQAIAQDQDMPRKFLEAVLADLRRAGVVRAQRGAEGGYTLSQPPRDVTIGQILRAVDGPLAGVRGLRPEETTYSGAAENLPNLWVAVRSAVREVVDEVSLAELISGRMPAHVRKLTTRPDAWQPR; encoded by the coding sequence GTGCAGATCTCCGCTCGTGGCGATTACGCGGTCCGGGCCGCGCTCAGCCTGGCGCAGTCCTACCCGCAGCTCATGTCCGCACAGGCCATCGCGCAGGACCAGGACATGCCGCGCAAGTTCCTCGAGGCGGTGCTGGCCGACCTGCGCCGCGCCGGTGTGGTTCGTGCCCAGCGCGGCGCCGAGGGCGGCTACACCCTGTCCCAGCCGCCGCGTGACGTGACCATCGGGCAGATCCTGCGCGCGGTCGACGGGCCACTCGCCGGGGTCCGCGGGCTGCGTCCAGAGGAGACCACCTACTCCGGCGCCGCCGAGAACCTGCCCAACCTCTGGGTCGCGGTCCGCTCGGCGGTGCGCGAGGTGGTCGACGAGGTCAGCCTCGCCGAGCTGATCAGCGGACGGATGCCCGCCCACGTACGGAAGCTGACCACCCGCCCGGACGCCTGGCAGCCACGCTGA
- a CDS encoding TIGR02611 family protein: protein MPRTDRVSDEPRTEESHGPIGLLHRIRANPSGRVALKVGIGVVGGLVVALGVVLIPFPGPGWAIVILGLAILALEFAWAQHVLEFTKRHVQSWTHWATRQSLPVRLLIGALGMVFVAAILWVSVKLSFGVDLAALAWGWLGGS from the coding sequence ATGCCCCGAACCGACCGTGTGAGTGATGAGCCGCGTACGGAAGAGAGCCACGGCCCCATCGGTCTGCTGCACCGGATCCGGGCCAACCCGAGCGGCCGGGTCGCCCTCAAGGTGGGCATCGGGGTGGTAGGCGGCCTGGTGGTCGCGCTGGGTGTCGTGCTGATCCCGTTCCCCGGCCCCGGCTGGGCGATCGTGATCCTGGGCCTGGCGATCCTGGCGCTGGAGTTCGCCTGGGCCCAGCACGTGCTCGAGTTCACCAAGCGGCACGTGCAGTCCTGGACCCACTGGGCCACACGGCAGTCGCTGCCGGTCCGCCTCCTCATCGGCGCCCTGGGCATGGTGTTCGTCGCGGCGATCCTGTGGGTGTCCGTCAAACTGAGCTTCGGGGTCGACCTGGCCGCGCTGGCGTGGGGCTGGCTGGGCGGCTCCTGA
- a CDS encoding IS3 family transposase, protein MTPAWGIAGACRLTGVSRATLYRHRNPPAPPKPRTPREPPPSALSQAEREQVLQLLNRPEYADLAPAQVWARELDEGRWWCSESTMYRILRAAGQNGERRSQATHPARTKPELVADAANQVWSWDITKLRGPVKGVWFHLYTVIDIWSRYVVGHLVAAHEDGQLAEALIADAAARERVDPDQLTVHADRGAAMTSKTVTQLLTDLKIGRSHSRPKTSNDNPYIEASFKTLKYDPSFPDRFGSIQHARQHCEAFYTYYNHEHRHSGIGLHTPASVHHGTAGQIREQRQRTLDAAWAAHPERFGRRRPQPPRLAHRAWINKPDNSDLGQVAVAAVTTLPTAQS, encoded by the coding sequence CTGACCCCGGCGTGGGGCATCGCCGGGGCGTGCCGACTGACCGGCGTATCCCGCGCGACGCTCTACCGGCACCGCAACCCGCCCGCGCCGCCGAAGCCGCGGACTCCGCGTGAGCCGCCGCCCTCGGCGCTGTCGCAGGCCGAACGTGAGCAGGTCCTGCAGTTGCTGAACCGGCCCGAGTACGCCGACCTGGCGCCGGCGCAGGTATGGGCCCGCGAGCTCGACGAGGGCCGCTGGTGGTGCTCGGAGTCCACGATGTACCGGATTCTGCGGGCCGCCGGTCAAAACGGTGAACGCCGCAGCCAGGCCACGCATCCGGCCCGGACCAAGCCCGAACTCGTGGCCGACGCGGCGAACCAGGTCTGGTCCTGGGACATCACGAAGCTGCGCGGGCCGGTCAAGGGCGTCTGGTTCCACCTCTACACGGTGATCGACATCTGGTCGAGGTACGTCGTCGGGCACCTGGTCGCCGCGCACGAGGACGGGCAGCTCGCCGAAGCGCTGATCGCCGACGCCGCCGCCCGTGAACGCGTCGATCCCGATCAGTTGACCGTGCATGCCGACCGCGGCGCGGCGATGACCAGCAAGACCGTCACCCAGCTGCTGACCGATCTGAAGATCGGCCGTAGTCACAGCCGGCCGAAAACCTCGAACGACAATCCCTACATCGAGGCGAGCTTCAAGACGTTGAAGTACGACCCGAGCTTCCCGGACCGGTTCGGGTCGATCCAGCACGCCCGGCAGCACTGCGAGGCGTTCTACACGTACTACAACCACGAGCACCGGCACTCCGGGATCGGCCTGCATACTCCGGCCTCGGTCCATCACGGCACCGCCGGACAGATCCGTGAACAGCGGCAACGGACCCTCGACGCCGCCTGGGCCGCGCACCCCGAACGGTTCGGGCGCCGCCGTCCGCAGCCACCCCGCCTCGCTCACCGGGCATGGATCAACAAACCCGACAACAGCGACCTCGGACAAGTCGCCGTCGCGGCTGTGACCACCCTTCCAACAGCACAAAGCTAA
- a CDS encoding tetratricopeptide repeat protein, giving the protein MPPSQKPAPAPTGGFAGLPDPAPADSLDDLVERLRLLKVWAGDPSYETIKNRVNAAWTAAGRPAGELARRSTVANCFQPGRRRFNTDLVVAVVQALHPDVGYVAQWRQTLRVIGGETEAVAQVRVRDSLPQDLDSFTGRTSELDRLRLALRGDDAVVVSAIKGMAGVGKTQLAIHAGHLLIRDKEVDRVLFVDLRGFHADRAQPPADPAAVLDGFLRLLGVPGQQIPHHLPARTAAYRDRLAGTRTLVVLDNAATAEQVRPLLADVAGCLTLVTSRRSLAELRPATQLTVSAFTPEEALSLLASAVPEVPIGPDPEAPARIARRCGYLPLALSLIAGHIRGTPGWTLTDHADRLDERHRDRRLDTGVELALTLSYQNLPDDEQRLLRLAALHPGQDFDVYSAAALADTDPPTARAWLNHLCRDHLLQAVGPERYTFHDLVRAYAATRAQDQSPPPERRAALTRLFDHYVTCSATAMNTLYPAEADRRPQVPPAATPAPDLTDPGAALAWLDTERPTLVAVAAHTATSGWPRHTTRLARTVSRYLGNNFCTDALTMHGHAHDAARDSGDPMEQAYALLNLGVAHLGPGRVGRAGDYLRQAAEMFRRIDHPAGQARALFNLGLVASRSGHYEEDIDYQRQALALYRRAGDRTGEAITIDGLGRCMESMGRVSEAIDYYRDGLTLARQTGNQRGEAIALDSLGYAELLCGRHGPAGEHLRQSLALFRQLRDRAGEAAVLDDLGVLHTALGRPDEAIGYHEQALTIFRDTGDQHFEAWALNGIGEAALAAGRTADALTHHTAACTIATDKGYRNQQARARAGLGHTHRALGDPAEAREHYEQALALYTDLGLPEAEQIRARLAELDAVRSRI; this is encoded by the coding sequence ATGCCGCCGTCGCAGAAACCAGCGCCCGCGCCGACGGGCGGGTTCGCCGGGTTGCCCGATCCGGCACCGGCGGACTCCCTCGACGACCTGGTCGAACGCCTACGACTGTTGAAGGTGTGGGCCGGCGACCCGTCGTACGAGACGATCAAGAACCGGGTCAACGCGGCCTGGACCGCGGCGGGCCGGCCGGCGGGTGAGCTGGCGCGTCGGTCGACCGTGGCCAACTGTTTCCAGCCCGGCCGACGACGCTTCAACACCGACCTCGTCGTCGCGGTGGTTCAGGCGCTGCACCCGGATGTGGGTTACGTGGCCCAGTGGCGCCAGACGCTGCGGGTGATCGGCGGGGAGACCGAGGCGGTGGCCCAGGTTCGGGTCCGGGACTCGTTGCCGCAGGATCTGGATTCGTTCACCGGCCGGACCAGTGAACTGGACCGGCTCCGCCTCGCCCTGCGGGGCGATGACGCGGTGGTGGTCTCCGCGATCAAGGGCATGGCCGGGGTCGGCAAGACCCAGCTCGCGATCCACGCCGGACACCTGTTGATCCGGGACAAGGAGGTCGATCGGGTCCTCTTCGTCGATCTGCGGGGATTCCACGCCGATCGGGCACAGCCCCCGGCCGACCCAGCCGCCGTGCTGGACGGGTTCCTCCGTCTGCTCGGCGTGCCCGGCCAGCAGATTCCGCACCACCTGCCCGCGCGGACCGCCGCCTACCGCGACCGGCTCGCCGGCACCCGGACCCTGGTGGTGCTGGACAACGCCGCCACCGCCGAACAGGTCCGCCCGCTGTTGGCGGACGTCGCGGGATGCCTGACCCTGGTCACCAGCCGGCGCAGCCTCGCCGAGCTGCGGCCGGCGACCCAGCTCACCGTCAGTGCCTTCACCCCCGAGGAGGCGCTGTCGTTGCTTGCCAGTGCCGTACCCGAGGTGCCCATCGGCCCGGATCCGGAGGCCCCGGCACGGATTGCCCGTCGGTGCGGTTACCTGCCCTTGGCGCTGAGCCTGATCGCCGGGCACATCCGCGGCACACCAGGCTGGACACTCACCGACCACGCCGACCGGCTCGACGAACGCCACCGCGACCGGCGCCTGGACACCGGGGTCGAACTCGCTCTCACCCTGTCGTACCAGAACCTCCCCGACGACGAGCAGCGGCTGCTGCGCCTGGCCGCGCTGCACCCGGGCCAGGACTTCGACGTTTACAGCGCGGCCGCGCTCGCCGACACCGATCCGCCCACCGCCCGGGCCTGGCTGAACCACCTGTGCAGGGATCACCTCCTGCAGGCGGTCGGCCCGGAACGGTACACCTTTCACGACCTCGTCCGCGCCTACGCCGCCACCCGCGCCCAGGACCAGAGTCCCCCGCCCGAGCGCCGTGCCGCGCTGACCCGCCTGTTCGACCACTACGTCACCTGCTCGGCGACGGCCATGAACACCCTGTATCCCGCAGAGGCCGACCGTCGGCCGCAGGTCCCCCCGGCGGCCACTCCCGCCCCGGACCTGACCGATCCAGGCGCGGCACTGGCCTGGCTGGACACTGAACGGCCCACCCTCGTCGCCGTTGCCGCGCACACCGCGACGTCCGGCTGGCCCCGCCACACCACCAGGCTGGCGCGCACCGTGTCCCGATACCTCGGCAACAACTTCTGCACCGACGCGTTGACCATGCACGGCCATGCCCACGACGCCGCCCGCGACAGCGGCGACCCGATGGAACAGGCCTATGCCCTGCTCAACCTGGGCGTCGCCCACCTGGGCCCGGGCCGGGTCGGGCGGGCCGGCGACTACCTCCGGCAGGCCGCCGAGATGTTCCGGCGGATCGACCATCCGGCCGGTCAGGCCCGCGCGCTGTTCAACCTCGGCCTGGTCGCGTCCCGGTCGGGTCACTACGAAGAGGACATCGACTATCAGCGGCAGGCGCTGGCGCTGTATCGCAGGGCCGGTGACCGGACCGGCGAAGCCATCACGATCGACGGGCTGGGCCGGTGCATGGAGAGCATGGGCCGTGTCTCGGAGGCCATCGACTACTACCGGGACGGTCTGACGCTGGCCCGGCAGACCGGCAACCAGCGCGGGGAGGCCATCGCGCTGGACAGCCTGGGCTACGCCGAACTGCTGTGCGGCAGGCACGGGCCGGCCGGCGAGCACCTGCGGCAGTCGCTGGCGCTGTTCCGGCAGCTCCGGGACCGCGCCGGCGAAGCCGCTGTGCTGGACGACCTGGGCGTGCTGCACACCGCCCTGGGCCGGCCCGACGAGGCCATCGGCTACCACGAGCAGGCCCTGACCATTTTCCGCGACACCGGCGACCAGCACTTCGAAGCGTGGGCTCTGAACGGCATCGGCGAGGCCGCCCTCGCCGCCGGGCGGACCGCCGATGCCCTCACCCACCACACGGCTGCCTGCACCATCGCCACGGACAAGGGCTACCGCAACCAGCAGGCCCGTGCCCGGGCCGGTCTCGGCCACACGCACCGCGCCCTCGGCGATCCCGCCGAGGCCCGGGAGCACTACGAGCAGGCGCTGGCCCTGTACACCGATCTCGGCCTACCGGAGGCCGAACAGATCCGCGCCCGCCTCGCCGAACTCGACGCCGTACGGTCCCGGATATGA
- a CDS encoding helix-turn-helix domain-containing protein, whose translation MRTAHATVHPLTPRTAPAEAPQRARPAPVGSLTYTVKEVAEMLSLNLGGTYRMIRSGDIPARKLGGRWVISRRAFHDWLDSCIETTPAEAEANRRASIGELTDAEKDLIWAYRNDPKRHGA comes from the coding sequence GTGCGCACCGCCCACGCCACCGTTCACCCGCTCACTCCCCGCACCGCACCCGCCGAGGCTCCGCAGCGCGCCAGGCCCGCACCGGTCGGGTCGCTGACCTACACCGTCAAAGAAGTCGCCGAAATGCTCTCGCTCAACCTCGGCGGCACCTACCGCATGATCCGCTCCGGAGACATCCCCGCCCGCAAACTCGGCGGCCGATGGGTCATCTCCCGCCGCGCCTTCCACGACTGGCTCGACTCCTGCATCGAGACCACCCCAGCCGAAGCCGAAGCCAACCGCCGCGCGTCGATCGGGGAGCTGACCGACGCCGAGAAAGACCTCATCTGGGCCTACCGCAACGACCCGAAACGGCACGGCGCGTAA
- a CDS encoding SsgA family sporulation/cell division regulator has protein sequence MSTIRPTTVEVETSLRLVAPDATALPVRASLRYDPADPYAVHVLFHAESAGGEAVSWSFARELLVTGLDEPAGIGDVRVWPWATPRGDFVALALSSPDGNALFEVPRSVLVRFLRRTYVVVPRGRESEHLDVDTAVNRLLAGR, from the coding sequence ATGAGTACCATTCGTCCAACGACCGTCGAGGTCGAAACATCGCTACGGCTCGTAGCGCCAGATGCCACGGCACTGCCCGTGCGCGCCAGTCTGCGGTACGACCCAGCCGACCCGTATGCCGTGCACGTGTTGTTCCACGCAGAATCAGCCGGTGGGGAAGCCGTGAGCTGGTCCTTTGCGCGCGAACTGCTCGTCACCGGGCTCGACGAGCCCGCTGGGATCGGCGACGTCCGGGTGTGGCCGTGGGCCACGCCGCGCGGCGATTTCGTCGCCCTCGCGCTGTCGTCACCTGACGGCAACGCGCTGTTCGAAGTACCCCGCAGTGTCCTCGTCCGCTTCCTTCGGCGCACCTACGTGGTGGTGCCGCGAGGTCGCGAGTCCGAACACCTGGACGTGGACACGGCGGTCAACCGGCTGCTGGCCGGTCGATAG
- a CDS encoding helix-turn-helix domain-containing protein, which translates to MTDALARRDIGAAIRIYRRWTGASQTDIGMMIGIPQPHVSGIERGNRQVITIDLIERVADGLGIPRKMLGLAPLEDAGPESGPVPASQGEWLSGRRFLGAHRGELTKAVYDLYPESVRLGNTGILIPPQWRLPAPIDLSDVTLRWQEETPRPAVNGGERETKHVRPLLSKGRDYSRYHRAMRDLARPRLFENRLCYRLLDVAPVGDRGAQQLDLDLTLGEMCYFDMIDVGEALAHEAALAARTAEGKFSADGVAWEHLPFRRLIRDPFELATYPLMISVSTLTVRASRAGSTFYMLRRNAAKVAIAGGMLSVFPTGVFQPASVLPAPNSPDFDLWRNVMREYSEEFLGNPEHDGDGPPVDYVNDEPFRSLDTARREGRIRVYCLGVGIDSLNYVGDVLTLAVFDSDVFDAIFDGMVDQNDEGDVDTEEYNFTPEAMRRLLDTQPIAPSGAACLHLASEYLSEEVLT; encoded by the coding sequence ATGACGGACGCGTTGGCCCGACGTGACATCGGCGCGGCAATCCGGATCTATCGACGATGGACCGGCGCCAGTCAGACGGACATCGGCATGATGATTGGAATTCCCCAACCGCATGTCAGCGGAATCGAGCGCGGAAATAGGCAGGTCATAACGATCGACCTGATCGAGCGCGTTGCGGATGGACTGGGAATCCCGCGAAAAATGCTCGGCCTCGCTCCGCTGGAGGATGCAGGGCCGGAATCGGGTCCGGTGCCAGCGAGCCAGGGGGAGTGGCTATCGGGTAGAAGGTTCCTCGGTGCGCATCGCGGTGAACTTACCAAGGCCGTGTACGACCTTTATCCTGAATCTGTCCGGCTCGGCAATACGGGAATCCTGATCCCCCCGCAATGGAGATTGCCTGCGCCCATCGATCTGTCGGATGTGACGCTGCGGTGGCAGGAAGAGACGCCACGACCAGCGGTCAACGGTGGAGAGCGCGAAACCAAGCATGTTCGGCCATTGTTGTCGAAAGGTCGCGACTACAGCAGATATCACCGTGCCATGCGCGATTTGGCTCGTCCGCGACTGTTTGAAAATCGTCTCTGCTATCGCCTGCTCGATGTCGCGCCCGTCGGAGACAGAGGCGCCCAGCAGCTCGACCTTGACCTTACGTTGGGCGAGATGTGCTACTTCGACATGATCGACGTGGGCGAGGCGCTGGCACACGAGGCCGCATTGGCTGCTCGTACAGCCGAGGGAAAATTCAGCGCCGATGGCGTGGCATGGGAACACCTCCCATTTCGGCGACTCATTCGCGATCCGTTTGAACTCGCAACGTATCCATTGATGATTTCAGTGAGCACCCTAACCGTTCGCGCAAGTAGAGCAGGATCGACGTTCTACATGCTTCGACGCAACGCCGCGAAGGTCGCCATTGCGGGCGGGATGCTCAGCGTGTTTCCCACTGGCGTATTCCAGCCAGCGTCGGTTCTCCCGGCGCCAAATTCGCCGGACTTTGATCTGTGGCGAAATGTAATGCGGGAATACAGCGAGGAATTTCTCGGAAACCCGGAACACGATGGCGATGGGCCGCCGGTCGACTATGTAAACGACGAGCCGTTTCGCTCGCTCGATACGGCACGACGCGAGGGTAGAATACGCGTCTACTGCCTGGGTGTCGGAATTGATTCGCTCAACTATGTCGGCGACGTCTTGACGCTTGCGGTGTTTGACTCCGACGTGTTCGACGCGATCTTCGATGGAATGGTCGATCAGAACGACGAAGGCGACGTAGACACGGAAGAATACAACTTCACCCCGGAGGCGATGCGTCGCCTGCTAGACACCCAGCCGATCGCGCCCAGCGGGGCAGCCTGCCTGCATCTGGCGTCGGAGTATCTGTCCGAGGAAGTGCTGACGTAA
- a CDS encoding DUF3631 domain-containing protein, whose amino-acid sequence MTDTSSTPGAAVLDQVAAFIARYVAFPSEHALTAVTLWAAHTHAVGCFYVTPRLVLDSAEPGSGKTRVLELLNLLVRHPEMTISASTAALFRLISLHPHTILFDEVDAIFNPKTGGNYEDLRALLNAGYKRGATIARCVGDAKSMKVARFVVFAPVALAGIAGSMPATILTRAVVVHMRRRARSERVEPFEEQYAEAEAAPIRDALAEWMSQQADSLAKARPRMPDGVADRAAEVWKALLAIADQAGERWPEAGRDAARYFVLDTATAPTFGTRLLADLRTLYDGRDRMPTTDILDALTTAEDAPWGDLNGKPLDARRLSKELGRYGIAPAAFNTGQGTAKGYTTYPTTGNLGLADAWDRYLPAGGIGNSGNCGNRAGQTGYRSEKPSVTSGNPQDQVTDPSVTRIGIGNPLTREVTEVTEITDQDWPPVAVPGGNRPPSTPDRPGPHSAFTKGAAA is encoded by the coding sequence ATGACCGACACCAGCAGCACGCCGGGCGCGGCGGTGCTCGACCAGGTCGCGGCGTTCATCGCCCGCTACGTGGCCTTCCCGTCCGAGCACGCGTTGACGGCGGTGACGTTGTGGGCGGCGCACACGCACGCGGTGGGCTGCTTCTACGTCACCCCGCGCCTGGTCCTGGACTCGGCCGAACCGGGCTCCGGTAAGACCCGCGTGTTGGAGCTGCTGAACCTGCTGGTTCGGCACCCGGAGATGACGATCAGCGCCAGCACGGCCGCGCTGTTCCGGCTGATCAGCCTGCATCCGCACACGATCCTGTTCGACGAGGTGGATGCGATCTTCAACCCGAAGACCGGCGGGAACTACGAAGATCTGCGGGCGCTGCTCAACGCCGGGTACAAGCGCGGCGCGACGATCGCCCGGTGCGTGGGCGACGCCAAGAGCATGAAGGTGGCCCGGTTCGTGGTGTTCGCCCCGGTCGCGCTCGCCGGGATCGCCGGGTCCATGCCCGCGACGATCCTGACCCGGGCCGTGGTGGTCCACATGCGGCGGCGGGCACGGTCGGAGCGGGTGGAGCCGTTCGAGGAGCAGTACGCCGAAGCCGAAGCCGCACCGATTCGCGACGCCCTGGCCGAGTGGATGTCGCAGCAGGCTGACTCGCTCGCCAAGGCGCGGCCACGGATGCCGGACGGGGTGGCGGACCGGGCGGCCGAGGTGTGGAAAGCGCTGCTGGCCATCGCCGACCAGGCCGGGGAGCGGTGGCCGGAGGCCGGACGCGACGCGGCCCGCTACTTCGTGCTGGACACCGCGACCGCGCCGACGTTCGGCACGCGCCTGCTGGCCGACCTGCGAACCCTGTACGACGGGCGGGACCGGATGCCCACCACCGACATCCTCGACGCGCTCACCACGGCCGAGGACGCCCCGTGGGGGGACCTGAACGGCAAGCCACTCGACGCCCGACGGCTGTCGAAGGAACTGGGCCGGTACGGCATCGCCCCGGCCGCGTTCAACACCGGCCAGGGCACGGCCAAGGGTTACACCACGTATCCGACGACCGGGAATCTCGGCCTGGCCGACGCCTGGGATCGGTACCTCCCGGCGGGAGGTATCGGTAACTCCGGTAACTGCGGTAACCGGGCAGGTCAGACCGGTTACCGATCCGAAAAGCCGTCGGTAACCAGCGGTAACCCGCAAGATCAGGTTACCGATCCATCGGTAACCCGCATCGGCATCGGTAACCCGCTGACCAGGGAAGTTACCGAAGTTACCGAGATTACCGACCAGGACTGGCCGCCCGTGGCCGTGCCCGGCGGTAACCGGCCACCGTCCACCCCGGATCGCCCCGGTCCTCACTCTGCGTTCACCAAGGGAGCGGCAGCATGA
- a CDS encoding tyrosine-type recombinase/integrase, with protein MGHTTPTPAGNWRANWRDASGKQKAKTFQTKREAKAFLAEIESTLTRGTYVDPHAGRMRLGTFAARWQQARSDELATRARVASVLRTHVLPRWGDTPIGKVDHLAVQQWVTDLAGRGLSPASVADCHHVLSSILRAAVRDRLIGTNPCDGVKVPRRRKKDTDGRTITMGQLTNDLLPALPDRFQALVALAGGTGMRWGECVGLRWESVDLINRTVSVVRVAVEIAGTVTTKPYPKSRAGRRTVPLPPFTADLLAAHRETFPAGPAGEVFTNTAGGPMRRTLFRARVWRPALARAGLLGRIDRLGHFKFRAAWMDSDGIWWDKEFTTERDAIGHIARVAGNGLRFHDLRHSYATWLVSRGVPVNDVREVMGHEQASTTLNLYTHGSAGRTKRVLDAFADFLLTSEDPA; from the coding sequence GTGGGTCACACAACCCCAACCCCAGCAGGCAATTGGCGCGCCAACTGGCGCGACGCCTCTGGCAAGCAGAAGGCCAAGACCTTCCAGACGAAGCGGGAGGCCAAAGCGTTTCTCGCCGAGATCGAGTCCACCCTGACGCGCGGTACCTACGTCGACCCGCACGCTGGACGAATGCGCCTCGGTACGTTCGCCGCTCGCTGGCAGCAGGCGCGCAGTGACGAACTCGCGACACGGGCACGCGTCGCCTCGGTCCTTCGTACCCACGTTTTGCCGCGATGGGGTGACACGCCGATCGGCAAGGTCGACCATCTGGCAGTGCAGCAGTGGGTTACCGACCTCGCCGGGCGCGGCCTTTCGCCCGCGAGCGTTGCCGACTGCCACCACGTCCTGTCCTCGATTCTGCGAGCTGCGGTTCGCGACCGTCTGATCGGCACCAATCCATGCGATGGCGTGAAGGTGCCGCGCCGTCGCAAGAAGGACACCGACGGCCGCACCATCACGATGGGCCAGCTCACCAACGACCTGCTTCCGGCCCTGCCAGACCGCTTTCAGGCACTCGTCGCCCTGGCCGGTGGTACCGGCATGCGATGGGGTGAGTGCGTCGGGCTTCGTTGGGAGTCCGTCGACCTGATCAATCGCACGGTGAGCGTCGTGCGCGTGGCGGTCGAGATCGCTGGAACTGTCACGACCAAGCCCTACCCGAAGTCTCGCGCCGGACGCCGAACGGTACCTCTGCCCCCGTTCACCGCAGACCTGCTGGCCGCCCACCGGGAAACGTTCCCCGCCGGTCCCGCTGGCGAGGTCTTCACCAACACCGCAGGCGGGCCGATGCGTCGCACGCTCTTTCGTGCTCGGGTCTGGCGCCCGGCTCTTGCCCGCGCAGGGCTGCTGGGCCGCATCGATCGCCTCGGACACTTCAAGTTCCGGGCCGCGTGGATGGACTCTGACGGCATCTGGTGGGACAAGGAATTCACGACCGAACGGGACGCCATCGGCCACATCGCCAGGGTGGCGGGCAACGGGCTGCGGTTTCACGACCTCCGCCACTCGTACGCGACCTGGCTCGTGTCGCGCGGCGTGCCCGTCAACGACGTCAGAGAGGTCATGGGTCACGAGCAGGCGTCCACGACGCTGAACCTCTACACACACGGTTCGGCAGGGCGTACGAAGCGGGTGTTGGACGCGTTCGCTGACTTTCTGCTGACTTCCGAGGACCCTGCATAG
- a CDS encoding transposase, producing the protein MTSKPHESPDLDARPQRRTFTAEFKARILDEYESAPDAAARGAILRRERLYGSHILDWRKARDAGAAAGLTDRRQAAARAAKKAENAELARLQRENARLQAKLAKTETALAIMGKAHALLELLSESADAAPMSNPSSPRRSRR; encoded by the coding sequence ATGACTTCGAAGCCCCATGAGAGCCCGGATCTGGACGCCCGGCCCCAGCGGCGGACATTCACCGCGGAGTTCAAGGCGCGGATCCTGGACGAGTACGAGTCGGCGCCGGATGCGGCGGCTCGCGGGGCGATCCTGCGCCGGGAACGACTGTATGGGTCACACATTCTCGACTGGCGCAAGGCCCGAGACGCCGGAGCCGCGGCCGGCCTGACCGACCGCCGTCAAGCGGCCGCGCGGGCAGCGAAGAAGGCCGAAAACGCTGAACTTGCCCGCCTGCAGCGGGAGAACGCCCGCTTGCAGGCCAAGCTGGCCAAGACCGAGACCGCGCTGGCGATCATGGGAAAAGCGCACGCGCTCTTGGAACTGCTCTCCGAGAGCGCGGATGCCGCGCCGATGTCGAACCCGTCCTCACCGAGGCGCTCCAGGCGCTGA